The following proteins come from a genomic window of Acomys russatus chromosome 17, mAcoRus1.1, whole genome shotgun sequence:
- the LOC127201464 gene encoding cytochrome P450 2D3-like, translated as MWLLAMDSLWPVAVFTAILLLLVDLIHRHKRWTARYPPGPVPLPILGNLLQVDFQNMPQSLHKLRHCYGDVFSLQMGWKPVIVISGLRAVQEVLVTCGEDTADRPRIPAYENLGFGPKSRGVILESYGPQWREQRRFCVSTLRNFGMGKKSLEQWVTEEAGHLCDAFTNQAGSPFDPSTMLNKAVCNVISSLIFARRFPYGDPYLTRMLSLLEENLTEISGFIPEVLNLFPVLLRVPGLVDKVFPTRKVFRAMLEKLLSEHKMTWDPAQPPQDLIDAFLAEVEKAKGNPESSFNDANLLLLVADLFTAGSVTTSTTLSWALLLMILHPDVQCRVQQEIDEVLGQARRPEMADQARMPYTNAVVHEVQRFADIAPLNFPHMTSRDIEVQGFRIPKGTMLIPNLSSVLKDETVWEKPLQFHPEHFLDAQGHFVKHEAFLPFSAGRRACLGEPLARMELFLFFTCLLQRFSFSVPNGQPRPSDQGIFGIPVAPSPYQLCAVLRQQGH; from the exons atgtggctgctggctATGGACAGTCTGTGGCCTGTGGCCGTattcacagccatcctcctgcttttgGTGGACCTGATACATCGGCACAAGCGCTGGACTGCCCGTTACCCACCAGGCCCTGTGCCATTGCCCATTCTGGGCAACCTGTTGCAAGTGGACTTCCAGAATATGCCGCAGAGCTTGCACAAG CTTCGGCATTGCTATGGTGACGTGTTCAGCCTGCAGATGGGCTGGAAGCCAGTAATCGTCATCAGCGGACTGAGAGCCGTGCAGGAGGTGCTGGTGACCTGTGGGGAAGACACTGCAGATCGTCCTCGAATCCCAGCCTATGAAAACCTGGGCTTCGGACCCAAATCCAGAG GTGTTATCCTTGAATCTTACGGGCCCCAGTGGCGAGAGCAGCGGCGCTTCTGTGTGTCCACCCTGCGAAACTTTGGCATGGGCAAGAAATCGCTGGAGCAGTGGGTGACGGAGGAGGCTGGCCACCTCTGTGACGCCTTCACCAACCAGGCTG GGAgtccctttgatcccagcacgaTGCTGAACAAAGCTGTATGCAATGTGATCTCATCTCTCATTTTTGCCCGTCGCTTCCCTTACGGAGACCCTTACCTCACCAGGATGCTGAGCCTATTGGAAGAAAATTTGACAGAGATCTCTGGCTTCATTCCTGAG GTTCTTAACTTGTTCCCGGTGCTCCTGCGTGTGCCAGGGCTGGTTGATAAGGTCTTCCCAACCCGGAAGGTGTTCAGGGCCATGTTGGAGAAGCTCTTGAGCGAGCACAAGATGACCTGGGATCCTGCTCAGCCGCCCCAAGACCTGATTGATGCCTTCCTGGCTGAGGTGGAGAAG GCCAAGGGGAACCCTGAGAGCAGCTTCAATGATGCGAATCTGCTTCTGTTGGTAGCTGACTTATTCACTGCTGGGAGCGTGACCACGTCAACCACGCTGTCCTGGGCCCTGCTGCTCATGATCCTGCACCCGGATGTACAGT GCCGTGTCCAGCAGGAGATTGATGAAGTCCTAGGGCAGGCTCGGCGCCCAGAGATGGCCGACCAGGCCCGCATGCCCTACACCAATGCTGTCGTCCATGAGGTGCAGCGCTTTGCGGACATTGCCCCATTGAATTTTCCACATATGACGTCACGTGACATTGAAGTCCAGGGCTTCCGCATCCCCAAG GGGACAATGCTCATCCCCAACCTGTCCTCCGTGCTGAAGGACGAGACCGTCTGGGAGAAACCCCTCCAATTCCATCCTGAGCACTTCCTGGATGCCCAGGGACACTTTGTGAAGCATGAGGCCTTCCTGCCATTCTCCGCAG GCCGCCGCGCATGCCTGGGGGAGCCCCTGGCCCGCATggagctcttcctcttcttcacctgCCTCCTGCAGCGCTTTAGCTTCTCCGTGCCCAATGGACAGCCCAGGCCCAGTGACCAAGGCATCTTTGGAATCCCAGTTGCCCCCTCCCCCTACCAGCTCTGTGCTGTGCTGCGCCAGCAGGGACACTAA
- the LOC127201458 gene encoding NADH dehydrogenase [ubiquinone] 1 beta subcomplex subunit 11, mitochondrial-like: MATWRLSSWARTLSAIRGVEAAHHRWKSSFTRAVITGSSVAGKKKKRELTVHWMEDPEPVDENVYSKNSDFHGYDEDPVVDVWNMHVVFFFGFSIVLVFGTTFAAYVPDYRMVEWARQEAEMLVKHREASGLPIMESNRFDLSKIQLPEDH, encoded by the coding sequence ATGGCGACTTGGCGGTTAAGTTCGTGGGCTCGCACCCTTTCTGCAATTCGAGGCGTCGAGGCTGCCCACCATCGGTGGAAATCCAGCTTCACCAGGGCTGTGATCACCGGGTCCTCTGTGGccggaaagaagaagaagagagaactgacagtGCACTGGATGGAGGACCCAGAGCCGGTGGATGAAAACGTGTATTCGAAGAACTCAGACTTCCATGGCTACGACGAGGACCCCGTGGTGGATGTCTGGAATATGCACGTcgttttcttctttggtttttccatcGTCCTGGTCTTCGGCACCACCTTTGCGGCTTATGTGCCTGACTACAGGATGGTCGAGTGGGCCCGCCAGGAAGCTGAGATGCTGGTGAAACACCGAGAAGCCAGTGGCCTCCCCATCATGGAATCCAACCGTTTTGACCTCAGCAAGATCCAGCTGCCGGAGGACCACTGA